In Thermoplasmata archaeon, the genomic stretch GAACCGTGGGCCAAGCCTATTGCAGGGAACCTCCACTAGACTAAGGTCCCTCCCGCGTCAGCTTCGGGATCCCGGCTTTGTTGAGAACGCGGCGCGGATGATCCGCGTCAGCAGTTCCGTGGTGGGGTAGTCCGGAGCGTCGTCCTGACGGACCCACGCGAATTCGGTGTGCTCTGCGGGATTCAGCCTCGGCCGCGCACGGGTCTGGGGCCTGCAGAGGAAGTCGATTTCAATGGTCGGGACCGACCGACCTCGCCCGACGGGATAGTCAAACAGCGCCGAATGGAATGGAGCGCCCAGTCGAATGGACAATCCGGTTTCCTCGATGACCTCCCGCCGAAGCGCTTCCGAGATGGATTCTCCCTGCTCGACATGGCCCCCGGGGATGTCCCACGTGCCGGGAAAGGCTCTCAGATCCTTGCGTCGCCGAATGAGGAGGAGTTCCGGGCCACGAAAGATGGCGGCTCCGACGCACACCTCTGCACGGAGGTTCCGGGCCATCGACGATGCGAGCAGCAATTGGACGTAAGCGTTTGCTCACGCGCTCGAGCCTGGTCCGTTCGGAGGTCGGGGTGCGAACCCTGCGCCAGATCCTGAATCAGGGCACCGTCGAACCTGGGCGGATCCTCGGACGATGTCGCCCCCGCCCGAGTGGGACACGCCCTTCTCGCCGCGGAGGGATCTCCTCTGGCCAGAATCGGGATCGGCCCTTGGAATCTAGGAGAGGAGATACCCGCCGTCCACCACGAGCGTCACACCCGTGACGTAGCTCGCCGCTCGGCTCGCCAAGAACAGGGCGGCGCAGGCGATGTCGTCCGGCTCGCCCATCCGTCGGAGCGGAGTTCGGGCTGTGAACGCCTCGAGCATCTTGGTCATATCGGAGGCGCTCGCACCGGCGCCCATCGCCGCGACTCCCGGCGTTGCAATCGCTCCCGGCGCGATCGCGTTGACGCGGATGCCGAGCGGCGAGAGTTCGAGCGCGAGGGATCGCGTCAGCATCCTCAACCCGCCCTTCGACGCATCGTAGGCTGCGAGCTGATCCGTTGGATGGAGCGAGTCGATGGAAGCGATGTTGACGACGCTGCCCCCTGTTCCCTGGCTCTTCATCTGACGAGCGGCCGCTTGCGTCAGGAAAAACGGACCTCGTAGGTTCACTTCCAGCACGCGGTTCCAGAGATCGGGAGTGGTGGTCATCGCCGGAGCGAGTGGGAAGATGCCGGCGTTGTTGACCAGGATATCGAGTCGACCTCGCTCCGCCACGGTAGTCTGGACCAGCCGTTCGGCTTGGGCAACATCACGGACGTCCGTCCGCACGAAGAGTGGCTTCCCCTCGCCCGAGCGGGCGAGATCGCGTACGACCTCGTTGCCCTTACTCTCGTCGACATCGGCGAGGACGACCGTGGCCCCCTGTTCGGCGAACCGTCGCGCGATGCCCTCGCCGATCCCCATCGCCCCACCGGTAACGATCGCCACGCTGCCCTTGAAGTCAAACAGTTCCCCCCAGGTCTTCATGAACGCACCGACACGCGGATAGCCGGAGGCGAATATATGGGTAAGGTCAACTCGAATCTACCCGCGGTCGAGGCACCGGAGCCGATAGGGCACGCGTCGAAGATCCTTCGGCCATCCGGCCGCCGGACCTCCGATCCGGTCCAGGAACTAGTCGCGACGCGAAACCCGGAACAGCCAATAGTCGATACCCAACCAACCGAGAATCGTAGCCAGCACCACGACGACGATTGCTGTGGCCACGACCACCGGAGAGTTGGTAAGAATCAGCATGGTCCCTCCGTTCGGGCATCCGTTTCTGTAGAACCGCCCATTTGGGCTTCCGGCTCCGCGACGGCCCTTTCAGGACAACGAAATCGCGACACTTTCTCCCCACACCACCAACTTCTAGGTCACCGTAACGGTACCACTCATGAAACCGGGCGCCTGCATCGAGGTGGGATCACACGGCGCCATGCACATCCACGTGTACGAGCCGACGCTCGCAAAGGACACGAAGAAGATCACCTGGGCTCCGCTACTTCCGGGCGTGACGTTCGTCGCCGCGGGGACCGGCACGTTGACGTTCAGAATCGGGATGGTGAACGTGTGGGCGATCTGATCTTCGGGGAGCGAGTGGGAACAGGGTCCCAGGCCCGCCGGCGAGGAGCTCACGTAGATGCAGTCGCCGACAACCCCGCTCGCGGTCGCGTACTGAGGAGGC encodes the following:
- a CDS encoding NUDIX domain-containing protein; translated protein: MARNLRAEVCVGAAIFRGPELLLIRRRKDLRAFPGTWDIPGGHVEQGESISEALRREVIEETGLSIRLGAPFHSALFDYPVGRGRSVPTIEIDFLCRPQTRARPRLNPAEHTEFAWVRQDDAPDYPTTELLTRIIRAAFSTKPGSRS
- a CDS encoding SDR family oxidoreductase, giving the protein MKTWGELFDFKGSVAIVTGGAMGIGEGIARRFAEQGATVVLADVDESKGNEVVRDLARSGEGKPLFVRTDVRDVAQAERLVQTTVAERGRLDILVNNAGIFPLAPAMTTTPDLWNRVLEVNLRGPFFLTQAAARQMKSQGTGGSVVNIASIDSLHPTDQLAAYDASKGGLRMLTRSLALELSPLGIRVNAIAPGAIATPGVAAMGAGASASDMTKMLEAFTARTPLRRMGEPDDIACAALFLASRAASYVTGVTLVVDGGYLLS